One genomic segment of Kocuria rhizophila DC2201 includes these proteins:
- a CDS encoding lipopolysaccharide biosynthesis protein, with product MGTNILWNYVSGFTSVFGLLLLYPFAIAIVGAESYGLWVIAFSAIQLLTMSDFGLGTGIVRTLTDIPDDAAHRRRRESFVAVSFGVFLVLAVVLTGLYFAVFPWYLGTVAVPERDRHAVVPLLVAAGITLFVSVLGRACNSVLWALNRPDIERKAAVVSILGRAAGYALLIPLHGGLIALVLVECASLLLPPLVCFVAVHRRFGFVRPLPGAWRDEGRPLLRMSSVLSIGSLSLLGVYQLPLFIVGPTLGLQAATAFGALMRVSQSARLVVSWIAMPFAYPIKKARSAEAGEHIRVAMTVSLLVGLMISIPLAAIPTELLTMWLGTRMAFAAPALAVVVLGVLAESLGQVPNLVMTLRGSPLVASLISLGVLVVTLPAVWLAAHTDNLEIVMAASVVPLALAVPVQLFFSERAEPSGTRAAHVRTWVLMVLAAALGAGAFTVAGRVLPDTVTIAVCAVLLGAVFVLAFRRIRRRDQELNRADAQRAQDQDPAVSST from the coding sequence GTGGGCACCAACATCCTGTGGAACTACGTCTCGGGATTCACGAGCGTCTTCGGACTGCTCCTGCTCTACCCCTTCGCGATCGCGATCGTGGGCGCGGAGTCCTACGGTCTGTGGGTCATCGCCTTCAGCGCCATCCAGCTGCTGACCATGTCCGACTTCGGCCTCGGCACAGGGATCGTGCGCACGCTCACCGACATTCCCGACGACGCCGCCCACCGGCGCAGGCGCGAGAGTTTCGTGGCCGTGTCCTTCGGTGTGTTCCTGGTGCTCGCCGTGGTGCTCACGGGCCTCTACTTCGCGGTGTTCCCGTGGTACCTGGGCACCGTGGCCGTTCCCGAGCGGGACCGCCACGCCGTGGTGCCCCTGCTGGTGGCCGCGGGGATCACCCTGTTCGTCTCCGTGCTGGGACGCGCGTGCAACTCGGTGCTGTGGGCCCTGAACCGTCCGGACATCGAGCGCAAGGCCGCGGTGGTCTCCATCCTGGGCCGCGCCGCCGGATACGCGCTGCTGATCCCGCTGCACGGCGGGCTCATCGCCCTGGTGCTCGTGGAGTGCGCGTCCCTGCTGCTGCCGCCGCTGGTGTGCTTCGTGGCGGTGCACCGCCGCTTCGGGTTCGTGCGCCCGCTGCCCGGCGCGTGGCGCGACGAGGGCCGCCCGCTGCTGCGGATGTCCTCCGTGCTATCGATCGGCTCGCTGTCCCTGCTGGGCGTCTACCAGCTACCGCTGTTCATCGTGGGCCCCACCCTGGGGCTGCAGGCCGCCACGGCCTTCGGTGCCCTCATGCGCGTGAGCCAGAGCGCGCGGCTCGTGGTCAGCTGGATCGCCATGCCGTTCGCGTACCCCATCAAGAAGGCCCGCAGTGCCGAGGCCGGTGAGCACATCCGGGTGGCCATGACCGTGTCCCTGCTGGTGGGGCTCATGATCAGCATCCCCCTGGCCGCCATCCCCACCGAGCTGCTCACCATGTGGCTCGGCACCAGGATGGCCTTCGCGGCACCCGCGCTCGCGGTGGTCGTGCTCGGGGTGCTCGCGGAGTCCCTGGGGCAGGTGCCCAACCTGGTGATGACGCTGCGCGGCAGCCCCCTGGTGGCCTCCCTGATCAGCCTGGGCGTGTTGGTGGTCACCCTGCCCGCGGTGTGGCTCGCGGCGCACACGGACAACCTGGAGATCGTGATGGCCGCCTCCGTCGTGCCGCTCGCGCTCGCGGTGCCCGTGCAGCTGTTCTTCAGCGAGCGCGCGGAGCCCAGCGGGACCCGCGCGGCGCACGTGCGCACCTGGGTGCTCATGGTGCTCGCGGCGGCCCTGGGAGCCGGCGCCTTCACTGTGGCCGGCCGCGTGCTGCCGGACACCGTGACCATTGCGGTGTGCGCGGTGCTGCTGGGGGCCGTGTTCGTGCTGGCGTTCCGCAGGATCCGGCGCCGGGACCAGGAGCTCAACCGCGCCGACGCGCAGCGCGCTCAGGATCAGGACCCGGCGGTGAGCTCCACGTAG
- a CDS encoding YveK family protein, with translation MNLRQYVRCLKQLWLVVLLTTVLGALAGLAATIVVPKSYESQSQVFVNVANPRSVTDLQMGEQFAVARAGSYAKVATTNSVVQPVVDRLRLEDSPEELVKKDLVATNQPNTAMITITATSSSAQGAADLAQATAESLVSVSRGLETTPQSQDGMQPATVKLNVVQKAAVPQKQAGPSTVINTALGALVGLVVGLLLVLLRGQRALDGRTTRRAHAGEHAAHEH, from the coding sequence ATGAACTTGCGCCAGTACGTCCGATGCCTGAAGCAGCTGTGGCTGGTCGTGCTGCTCACCACCGTACTGGGGGCGCTCGCCGGGCTCGCGGCCACGATCGTGGTGCCGAAGTCGTACGAGTCCCAGTCCCAGGTGTTCGTCAACGTGGCCAACCCGCGCTCCGTGACGGACCTGCAGATGGGTGAGCAGTTCGCCGTGGCCCGCGCCGGCTCCTACGCCAAGGTGGCCACCACCAACTCCGTGGTCCAACCGGTGGTGGACCGGCTGCGGCTCGAGGACTCCCCCGAGGAGCTCGTGAAGAAGGACCTCGTGGCCACCAACCAGCCCAACACCGCGATGATCACGATCACCGCCACGTCCTCCTCCGCCCAGGGCGCCGCGGACCTGGCACAGGCCACCGCCGAGAGCCTCGTGAGCGTGAGCCGGGGCCTGGAGACCACCCCGCAGTCCCAGGACGGGATGCAGCCCGCCACCGTGAAGCTCAACGTGGTGCAGAAGGCCGCCGTCCCGCAGAAGCAGGCCGGGCCCTCCACCGTGATCAACACGGCGCTCGGAGCCCTCGTGGGGCTCGTGGTGGGACTGCTGCTGGTGCTGCTGCGCGGTCAGCGCGCGCTGGACGGGCGGACCACCCGCCGGGCTCACGCGGGCGAGCACGCGGCCCATGAGCACTGA
- a CDS encoding uroporphyrinogen-III synthase, protein MTSHEHPALSGLTVAVTAHRRATEQGGAFERHGARVRYAPALKLTPADEDDGVLAATRELLASAPGTVLVTTGYGLKRWLAVAREHGLDEELLAALRASSVLSRGAKATGQLRASGIPCAYTGSSGRTAELVDRLLAGDPAPRGTVTVQVHGTPDEEQLDRLRTAGLPVRTVAPYRWESADEGSSLATLVRDAVAGHVDYVTFTAAPAVDAVFDAARTLGALEDFQRALRDGRCTPVAIGPVCVQPLEEAGIPAVVPERFRLGAMVRAVCDHASEAVSR, encoded by the coding sequence ATGACGAGCCACGAGCACCCCGCCCTGTCCGGACTGACCGTCGCGGTCACCGCCCACCGCCGCGCCACCGAGCAGGGTGGCGCGTTCGAACGCCACGGCGCGCGGGTGCGCTACGCGCCGGCGCTCAAACTCACCCCCGCGGACGAGGACGACGGCGTGCTGGCCGCCACCCGGGAACTGCTCGCCTCTGCCCCGGGCACCGTGCTGGTCACCACGGGCTACGGACTCAAACGCTGGCTCGCCGTGGCGCGGGAGCACGGTCTGGACGAGGAGCTGCTCGCGGCGCTGCGCGCGTCCAGCGTGCTCTCGCGCGGGGCGAAGGCCACGGGACAGCTGCGGGCGAGCGGGATCCCGTGCGCGTACACGGGCTCCTCGGGACGCACCGCGGAGCTCGTGGACCGGCTGCTCGCCGGGGATCCCGCACCCCGAGGCACCGTGACGGTCCAGGTGCACGGCACACCGGACGAGGAGCAGCTGGACCGGCTGCGGACCGCGGGTCTGCCCGTGCGCACCGTGGCACCGTACCGGTGGGAGTCCGCGGACGAGGGCTCGAGCCTTGCCACCCTCGTGCGGGACGCGGTCGCGGGGCACGTGGACTACGTGACCTTCACCGCGGCACCGGCCGTGGACGCGGTGTTCGACGCCGCCCGCACCCTGGGCGCGCTCGAGGACTTCCAGCGCGCCCTGCGGGACGGACGCTGCACACCGGTGGCCATCGGGCCCGTGTGCGTGCAGCCGCTCGAGGAGGCCGGGATCCCCGCCGTGGTCCCCGAGCGCTTCCGGCTCGGGGCCATGGTCAGGGCGGTGTGTGATCACGCCTCGGAGGCGGTCTCCCGGTAG
- a CDS encoding glycosyltransferase, whose product MRVLHIVNDAETGGAQTLIEQLLLARQDGDEAHLLVLLGPGALSPRLEAAATSTTYAGMTRRDVLPVRAARAVRSLVRRHGIDVVHSHLQQSDLVNALTPHGAVRVSTLHSSLNLASSRVAAAVWRIAALTSSRLDAVVACSPSARDFAVDFGYRFPGDRIRVLPNGTVTAQAPAPEPHGDPVLLHLGRHVPAKDHPTLFAAFARVHARHPRARLVCAGHLVDASNTELTGELARLGIADAVTLLGSVSDVRGLLRSSHAMVFSSTREALPMAGIEAMSEGVPVITTDTGDTRVLAVSPDAVVPVSDPAALGAALNGFLELAPAQRERLRRLSWQRARDEFDIRGTARRYRELYVELTAGS is encoded by the coding sequence GTGCGAGTTCTCCACATCGTCAACGACGCCGAGACCGGCGGCGCCCAGACCCTCATCGAGCAGCTGCTGCTCGCCCGGCAAGACGGGGACGAGGCCCACCTGCTGGTGCTGCTCGGGCCCGGTGCGCTCTCCCCCCGGCTCGAGGCCGCCGCCACGAGCACCACGTACGCGGGGATGACCCGACGGGACGTCCTCCCGGTCCGGGCGGCCCGCGCGGTGCGCTCCCTGGTGCGGCGCCACGGCATCGACGTGGTGCACTCGCACCTGCAGCAGTCGGACCTCGTCAATGCCCTCACCCCGCACGGCGCAGTGCGGGTCTCCACCCTGCACTCCAGCCTGAACCTGGCCTCGAGCCGGGTGGCCGCAGCGGTGTGGCGGATCGCCGCGCTGACCTCCTCGCGGCTGGACGCCGTGGTGGCGTGCTCGCCGTCGGCCAGGGACTTCGCGGTGGACTTCGGCTACCGCTTCCCGGGGGACCGGATCCGGGTGCTACCCAACGGCACGGTCACCGCGCAGGCCCCGGCACCCGAACCGCACGGGGACCCCGTGCTCCTGCACCTGGGCCGCCACGTGCCCGCCAAGGACCACCCCACGCTCTTCGCCGCGTTCGCCCGGGTGCACGCACGCCACCCGCGGGCTCGGCTGGTGTGCGCGGGGCACCTGGTGGACGCCTCCAACACCGAGCTCACGGGAGAGCTGGCGCGGCTGGGCATCGCGGACGCCGTCACGCTGCTGGGCTCCGTGTCGGACGTCCGCGGGCTGCTGCGCTCCTCGCACGCCATGGTCTTCTCCAGCACCCGCGAGGCCCTGCCCATGGCGGGGATCGAGGCGATGAGCGAGGGCGTTCCCGTGATCACCACGGACACCGGGGACACCCGCGTCCTGGCGGTGAGTCCCGACGCCGTGGTGCCCGTCTCCGACCCCGCCGCGCTCGGTGCGGCGCTGAACGGCTTCCTCGAGCTGGCGCCCGCCCAGCGCGAGCGGCTGCGGCGGCTCAGCTGGCAGCGCGCCCGGGACGAGTTCGACATCCGCGGCACCGCGCGCCGCTACCGCGAGCTCTACGTGGAGCTCACCGCCGGGTCCTGA
- a CDS encoding glycosyltransferase → MSTDPGMGAGPRDVVVVCPTEYGGQLEHAADLALALAQTPAVATVWLVSRPGAREYLGWGAQHPVRVVESVPPRRTRVPGSAPGRALRAGLQVWDLVREHRAVRAVAARAGHGAVLALDSTKYPLPAVLRAHRDQHTAVFVHNAQPHFDLDSASVRERVLLWLDRACARRADRVVTHGTEQAEIVRRYTSRPVSAVNLPVSSRLGPEVPGTAAAGDPAPHALCIGEIRANKGVELAVEAAGRAGVPLLVRGAAETPELGRELTALAARHPGVDVQDRFLSREEFAAHVRGATVIVLPYTHFDAHSGVLAKAVAAGTPVVASDLPSLRAQAGDYAGFTAADVHDPDAFGAVLRRVFDAAAARRGTHGTTATDHRDWEPSVAAVLGAEQP, encoded by the coding sequence ATGAGCACTGATCCCGGCATGGGTGCCGGTCCCCGCGACGTCGTGGTGGTGTGTCCCACCGAGTACGGCGGGCAGCTGGAGCACGCCGCGGACCTCGCACTGGCCCTCGCGCAGACGCCCGCCGTGGCCACCGTGTGGCTCGTCTCCCGTCCCGGGGCCCGCGAGTACCTCGGGTGGGGTGCGCAGCACCCCGTGCGGGTCGTTGAGAGTGTTCCGCCGCGCCGCACGCGCGTTCCGGGTTCCGCCCCGGGCCGTGCTCTGCGCGCGGGCCTGCAGGTCTGGGACCTGGTGCGTGAGCACCGCGCGGTGCGCGCCGTCGCGGCCCGTGCCGGACACGGAGCCGTGCTGGCCCTGGACTCCACCAAGTACCCGCTGCCCGCCGTGCTGCGCGCCCACCGGGACCAGCACACCGCGGTGTTCGTGCACAACGCTCAGCCGCACTTCGACCTCGATTCCGCCTCCGTGCGCGAGCGCGTGCTGCTGTGGCTCGACCGGGCCTGCGCCCGCCGCGCGGACCGCGTGGTCACGCACGGCACCGAGCAGGCGGAGATCGTGCGCCGCTACACCTCGCGCCCGGTGAGCGCCGTGAACCTCCCGGTGTCCTCGCGCCTGGGCCCGGAGGTGCCCGGGACCGCGGCCGCGGGGGATCCGGCACCGCACGCCCTGTGCATCGGGGAGATCCGCGCCAACAAGGGCGTGGAGCTCGCGGTCGAGGCCGCCGGTCGGGCGGGGGTGCCGCTGCTCGTGCGCGGTGCCGCCGAGACCCCCGAGCTGGGCCGGGAGCTCACGGCGCTGGCCGCCCGCCACCCCGGCGTGGACGTCCAGGACCGTTTCCTCAGCCGCGAGGAGTTCGCTGCCCACGTGCGCGGGGCCACCGTGATCGTGCTGCCCTACACGCACTTCGACGCCCACTCCGGCGTGCTCGCGAAGGCCGTGGCCGCGGGAACCCCCGTGGTGGCCTCGGACCTGCCCTCGTTGCGTGCCCAAGCCGGGGACTACGCCGGGTTCACCGCCGCGGACGTCCACGACCCCGACGCGTTCGGTGCCGTGCTGCGCCGCGTGTTCGACGCCGCCGCGGCGCGCCGTGGCACGCACGGCACCACCGCCACGGACCACCGGGACTGGGAGCCGTCCGTGGCCGCCGTCCTCGGGGCGGAGCAGCCGTGA
- a CDS encoding glycosyltransferase family 2 protein, with amino-acid sequence MGKRTPAGTTGEQPLVSVVIAVYNGQDMVGQAISSVLRQTHPSIEVFVVDDGSTDHTPEVLAGYEALDRPGRAVRVLRQENAGCGAARNRALELISGDYVTFLDADDELLPHHLETMLERYRQLQREPGRERTVVYTNAWQCTPSGINAERMVNREAMPAPEDQRSVILEYNIGHLFGLFPRAFFEEVGTFDPEQVFVEDWELWLRAVYSGWRFDRVDEVTVILSWSGSSMQSQRDRMAAGEEMALRKTLVRFEQELSPEERDKLLTRLRNGSPLAAASDAEQAMREGRTRDAREHLETAARMMPSQRRVALKARIARVPGGMHWLVRRQRAVDRSVGYTDAMRR; translated from the coding sequence ATGGGCAAACGGACACCGGCTGGGACCACGGGGGAGCAGCCGCTTGTGAGCGTGGTGATCGCGGTCTACAACGGCCAGGACATGGTGGGCCAGGCCATCAGCAGCGTGCTGCGCCAGACCCACCCCAGCATCGAGGTGTTCGTGGTGGACGACGGCTCCACCGACCACACGCCCGAGGTCCTCGCGGGCTACGAGGCCCTCGACCGTCCGGGACGCGCCGTGCGCGTGCTGCGGCAGGAGAACGCCGGGTGCGGGGCGGCGCGCAACCGGGCGCTCGAGCTCATCAGCGGCGACTACGTCACGTTCCTGGACGCGGACGACGAGCTGCTGCCCCACCACCTGGAGACCATGCTGGAGCGCTACCGGCAGCTGCAGCGGGAACCGGGCCGGGAGCGCACGGTGGTCTACACCAACGCCTGGCAGTGCACGCCGTCCGGGATCAACGCCGAGCGGATGGTCAACCGCGAGGCCATGCCAGCTCCGGAGGACCAGCGCAGCGTGATCCTGGAGTACAACATCGGTCACCTCTTCGGCCTGTTCCCCCGCGCGTTCTTCGAGGAGGTGGGCACCTTCGACCCCGAGCAGGTGTTCGTGGAGGACTGGGAGCTGTGGCTGCGGGCGGTCTACTCCGGGTGGCGCTTCGACCGCGTGGACGAGGTCACGGTGATCCTCTCGTGGTCCGGGAGCTCCATGCAGTCCCAGCGGGACCGCATGGCGGCGGGGGAGGAGATGGCCCTGCGCAAGACCCTGGTGCGCTTCGAGCAGGAGCTCAGCCCCGAGGAGCGTGACAAGCTGCTCACCCGGCTGCGCAACGGCTCCCCGCTCGCGGCGGCGTCGGACGCGGAGCAGGCCATGCGTGAGGGCCGCACGCGGGACGCCCGGGAGCACCTGGAGACCGCCGCGCGCATGATGCCGAGTCAACGGCGTGTGGCCCTCAAGGCGAGGATCGCGCGGGTGCCGGGCGGGATGCACTGGCTCGTGCGGCGGCAGCGGGCGGTGGACCGCAGTGTGGGGTACACGGACGCCATGCGGCGCTGA
- a CDS encoding sirohydrochlorin chelatase: MNTSSTTPPVLLACAHGTRDPGGQRAVEALVAAVRARLPGVHVVDTWVDVQEPDLVARTTEHTGDRAVVVPLLLSAGYHVFVDMARAVQSSPHHRVAAALGPDRRLARVLARRLTEALDAAGEAAPGPADEIVTVSAGSSDPRAGQDCERVAAMLAEELGHPVASAYLSAARPALDEALDAARHRIVCGAPERDATGPERRGPEHPASALPARTPQAAADLHQAGTRRGWDAAAPAHDAAGPAATGTVPSGTAPVPGVPALPGRVLLVPYLLAPGFFHGRALAAGADVTAQPLLVHPGDVPPELVDLVVEHYRETASEA, from the coding sequence GTGAACACATCGTCGACCACCCCGCCCGTTCTTCTCGCGTGCGCCCACGGAACCCGCGATCCCGGCGGGCAGCGCGCCGTCGAGGCGCTCGTGGCCGCGGTGCGCGCACGGCTCCCGGGGGTCCACGTGGTGGACACGTGGGTGGACGTCCAGGAACCGGACCTCGTGGCCCGCACCACCGAGCACACCGGGGACCGTGCCGTGGTGGTGCCGCTGCTGCTCTCCGCGGGCTACCACGTCTTCGTGGACATGGCTCGGGCCGTGCAGAGCTCACCCCACCACCGCGTGGCGGCCGCCCTCGGACCGGACCGTCGGCTGGCGCGCGTGCTCGCCCGACGATTGACCGAGGCCCTCGACGCCGCCGGGGAAGCCGCCCCCGGGCCCGCGGACGAGATCGTGACGGTCTCCGCGGGCTCCTCCGACCCCCGCGCCGGGCAGGACTGCGAACGGGTGGCGGCCATGCTGGCCGAAGAGCTCGGCCACCCCGTGGCCTCGGCCTACCTCTCCGCGGCCCGCCCCGCCCTCGACGAGGCGCTCGACGCCGCCCGGCACCGGATCGTCTGCGGCGCACCGGAGCGGGACGCGACGGGGCCGGAGCGGCGGGGCCCGGAGCACCCCGCCTCGGCACTCCCTGCCCGCACACCGCAGGCCGCGGCGGACCTCCACCAGGCTGGGACCCGCCGCGGCTGGGATGCCGCCGCTCCCGCGCACGACGCCGCCGGGCCGGCGGCCACGGGCACGGTACCGTCCGGGACGGCACCCGTACCGGGGGTACCCGCCCTGCCCGGGCGCGTGCTGCTCGTCCCGTACCTGCTGGCCCCCGGGTTCTTCCACGGCCGCGCGCTCGCCGCGGGGGCGGACGTCACCGCCCAGCCGCTGCTCGTGCACCCCGGTGACGTTCCCCCGGAGCTCGTGGATCTCGTGGTCGAGCACTACCGGGAGACCGCCTCCGAGGCGTGA
- a CDS encoding glycosyltransferase: MYLHNQRTSGPRADSALAHPGTEVPAAASSRAQQPDGGGRHRPVVLHVVEAFGGGVAAAVRDYARATPECEHHLLCHLRPEAVNLEASWDADFSSVRTLPGGHLANIKATRWAIREVRPDVVHSHSSYAGVYARLAVGHLPRRRNDTLSPLNAPGAPTTRAERHGDLLGRAELAPSGRGEAQDAAHDAARAPLVAPARSRGAGARVPAPVDRALRELANNRYLDLSLSRIKQVYTPHAWSFSRLDRSRFTRLGYWVLEGVLAARTDVLAGCSKAENNVAHWGPISPHTVYVPNIAHPYGAPKPRPEPGEPLVLAGAGRLAAQKDPVFFVRTVEAIRAAGHRVAPLWIGGGDGDVEQLLREHGVEVTGWVGHDEVREHLRRADVYLHTARWEGFPITVLEAALNDIPVIVRRIRVFDDAGLPVVVDSPEDVARRWEEITDERAREEVSAWARRALWENCYAVQRRRLGEIYGVRVPLVEPADAR; encoded by the coding sequence ATGTATCTGCACAACCAGCGTACGTCCGGTCCACGAGCGGACAGTGCCCTCGCGCACCCGGGCACCGAGGTGCCCGCGGCGGCGTCGTCCCGCGCGCAGCAGCCGGACGGGGGAGGGCGGCACCGGCCCGTGGTGCTGCACGTGGTGGAGGCCTTCGGGGGAGGGGTCGCCGCGGCGGTGCGCGACTACGCCCGCGCCACCCCGGAGTGCGAGCACCACCTGCTGTGCCACCTGCGGCCCGAGGCCGTGAACCTTGAAGCCAGCTGGGACGCGGACTTCAGCTCCGTGCGCACCCTGCCTGGCGGGCACCTGGCCAACATCAAGGCCACGCGCTGGGCCATCCGCGAGGTCAGGCCGGACGTGGTGCACTCCCACTCCAGCTACGCCGGGGTCTACGCGCGCCTGGCGGTGGGCCACCTGCCGCGCCGCCGCAACGACACCCTCTCCCCGCTCAACGCCCCCGGCGCCCCGACCACCCGCGCCGAGCGTCACGGGGACCTGCTCGGGCGCGCCGAGCTCGCGCCGTCGGGCCGCGGGGAGGCGCAGGACGCCGCGCACGACGCCGCCCGCGCACCCCTGGTGGCTCCGGCGCGGTCCCGGGGCGCCGGGGCACGCGTGCCCGCGCCCGTGGACCGGGCGCTGCGCGAGCTCGCGAACAACAGGTACCTGGACCTGTCCCTGTCCCGCATCAAGCAGGTGTACACACCGCACGCGTGGTCCTTCTCGCGCCTGGACCGCTCCCGATTCACGCGGCTGGGCTACTGGGTGCTGGAGGGGGTGCTGGCCGCGCGCACGGACGTGCTCGCGGGATGCTCCAAGGCCGAGAACAACGTGGCCCACTGGGGTCCGATCTCCCCGCACACGGTGTACGTGCCCAACATCGCGCACCCGTACGGGGCGCCGAAGCCCCGCCCCGAGCCGGGCGAGCCGCTCGTGCTCGCGGGTGCGGGACGGCTCGCGGCGCAGAAGGACCCCGTGTTCTTCGTGCGCACCGTCGAGGCCATCCGCGCGGCCGGGCACCGCGTGGCGCCCCTGTGGATCGGTGGCGGGGACGGGGACGTGGAGCAGCTGCTGCGCGAGCACGGTGTGGAGGTCACCGGCTGGGTGGGCCACGACGAGGTCCGGGAGCACCTGCGGCGCGCGGACGTCTACCTGCACACGGCGCGCTGGGAGGGGTTCCCCATCACCGTGCTGGAGGCCGCGCTCAACGACATCCCGGTGATCGTGCGCCGGATCAGGGTCTTCGACGACGCCGGGCTGCCGGTGGTCGTGGACTCGCCGGAGGACGTCGCGCGGCGCTGGGAGGAGATCACGGACGAGCGCGCACGGGAGGAGGTCTCCGCGTGGGCACGCAGGGCGCTGTGGGAGAACTGCTACGCGGTGCAGCGCCGCAGGCTCGGGGAGATCTACGGGGTGCGGGTTCCACTCGTGGAGCCCGCGGACGCCCGCTGA